A region from the Palaemon carinicauda isolate YSFRI2023 chromosome 16, ASM3689809v2, whole genome shotgun sequence genome encodes:
- the LOC137655635 gene encoding protein tramtrack, beta isoform-like has product MNDLVMGADQFLLTWNNHRSNFAEVFTQLRVQDQLVDVTLLCDGGSYPAHRLVLAACSPYFHQLFTRLPTQHPLIYLRDVKQAELEALLEFIYRGEVSVANSELTGLIKIAESLRIKGLGDVSQRDQHPHTGEKRPSPPFSPSSPPNHNSNPRPKKAARLSSGNGDSKGLETSFASLLSPANSYGHAINKSTNNNNHNNNKNSEGFAQLMDSGCPDPSDHDIEEDRTPNIVWDPSLSESKLRSCLEGLDSVSSAQSLAQSVAHTVAQSITVPRALFTSTPTKVSSARKEGSDPVKEGSRGSSRRKHHEASESKRGRTSSAHHISSNNQDCEKEVKIPKENVKTEPGTETCAAITTTTTDSEKGSENPLLPLYDGNEISGGISDLANPLLASYRHMLGLGNDDRSYSPLIPTTVQEQQQVPSPTGRESRSLTCHLCGATIKHIANFRRHMKQHLNPRRFPCPWCSAAFGRKDNLKTHTRKHHPAEVEAQEAGVLQRGDGGNDSVEGTDDGKVSLTGLNGLGNNGGNARDSSHDDCDRDDGDRDDSSDHHESLVIAEDTEEEEEDDEDSRLQVEDGQ; this is encoded by the exons GACCAACTTGTTGATGTTACACTTCTTTGTGATGGAGGATCATACCCAGCCCACCGCCTTGTTTTGGCAGCCTGCTCACCTTACTTCCATCAACTTTTCACTCGACTACCCACACAGCATCCGCTCATTTACCTCAGGGATGTTAAGCAAGCCGAGCTAGAGGCGCTTCTTGAGTTCATCTATCGGGGGGAG GTAAGCGTTGCAAACAGCGAACTTACCGGATTAATAAAGATAGCTGAGAGTTTACGCATCAAAGGCCTTGGAGATGTGTCTCAGCGCGATCAGCACCCCCACACAGGAGAAAAGAGACCATCGCCACCATTTTCACCATCGTCACCCCCAAACCATAACTCTAACCCCCGCCCCAAAAAAGCTGCTCGCCTGTCGTCCGGTAACGGGGATTCTAAAGGACTGGAGACTAGTTTTGCATCTCTCTTATCACCTGCAAACAGCTATGGCCATGCCATAAACAAGTCCACCAATAACAACAatcacaataacaacaaaaacagtgAAGGATTTGCCCAGCTGATGGATTCTGGATGTCCAGATCCATCTGACCACGACATAGAAGAGGATCGCACGCCTAACATCGTGTGGGATCCCTCTCTCTCCGAATCAAAGTTGCGGTCATGTCTCGAAGGATTGGATTCCGTGAGTTCCGCTCAATCTCTTGCTCAGTCCGTTGCTCACACAGTCGCTCAGTCCATTACTGTCCCCAGGGCACTATTTACTTCCACCCCAACCAAAGTCTCGTCAGCAAGAAAGGAAGGAAGCGATCCGGTAAAGGAAGGAAGTCGCGGGTCTTCACGGAGAAAGCACCACGAAGCAAGTGAAAGTAAGAGAGGAAGAACTTCCTCAGCTCACCACATTTCATCCAACAATCAAGATTGTGAAAAGGAAGTGAAG ATACCCAAGGAGAATGTTAAAACTGAGCCCGGTACTGAAACCTGTGCAGccattaccaccaccaccaccgatTCGGAAAAAGGTTCAGAAAATCCTCTGTTACCTTTGTATGATGGCAATGAAATTAGTGGAGGAATATCAGATTTGGCAAACCCTTTGTTGGCCAGCTACCGTCACATGCTGGGCCTAGGTAATGATGATCGTTCATATTCTCCACTTATTCCAACGACGGTACAAGAGCAGCAACAAGTACCATCGCCCACGGGCAGGGAATCACGG AGCTTGACATGTCACCTGTGTGGTGCGACCATCAAGCACATTGCAAACTTCAGAAGACACATGAAGCAACACTTAAATCCGAGACGTTTCCCCTGCCCATGGTGTTCAGCTGCTTTTGGTCGGAAGGACAATTTGAAAACTCATACAAG AAAACATCACCCAGCCGAAGTGGAGGCGCAGGAAGCCGGCGTCTTACAGCGTGGTGACGGTGGAAATGATAGTGTGGAGGGTACTGACGATGGCAAAGTATCTCTGACAGGTCTCAACGGCCTCGGTAACAATGGCGGCAATGCAAGGGACAGCAGCCATGACGACTGCGACCGCGATGACGGAGATCGGGACGACTCCTCCGATCACCACGAGAGTTTAGTCATTGCCGAGGacacggaggaggaggaggaggatgacgaGGATTCTCGTCTGCAGGTCGAAGATGGTcagtga